In the genome of Desulfomonilaceae bacterium, the window TTTGTCGTTATGCGTCCCATTGGAGGTTTGATAGATCTTGAAACCTTGCTACACGAGATGGGACACGCGTTTTTTCTGAGCGGATTTTCGGCGGAACTCCCGATTGAATACAAGAGATTTTATCGATCCGCTGCCCTCGATGAGGCCTTCGCGTTTCTGTTCGCTCAGTTGGTGGAGAACCCCGTCTGGCTAAGCGATGTGGCCGGAGTTCCAGTAGGTCAGGCTGATACATTGGCCGATTTGTCAAGAACGAAAAGATTGCTTTTGATTCGTCGTCATATCGGAAAATTTCTTGCTGAAAAGGATTTGTTCGAGGTTGGTCCGTTTAAAGATTCCGCCCATTATTGTAAATGGCTGAACAGGTCTACAGGATTCAATTACGAACCTGACGGATACCTTATTGACATGGATCGGGACTTCTATTCTGCGGAGTATGTTTGGGCCTGGGCTGGGGCGGAAGTCATGAGGAACTTCCTGGAAGACACATTTGGCGCAAACTGGTTCCAGAAACGTGAAGCCGGCGATTTTCTTGGGAAAATATGCGTAGAAGGACGAACAAACTCTCTTGATCAGGCCCTGATAAAGTTTTGCGGAACAAAAGCCGTGTTGCCTCGATTTTCTTGAACCAGCCTGTCTAGTGGTTCAAGCGGCCGAACGAATCACAGAGAGGCACGCCAAGTCTGAATGATACGAAGACGATCGGTTTGTGACGGAGGACGCATGTGGATCAGATTGGAATAGTTTCTACCCAGTACATCCAACTGGATGGTTTGAAGCTTGAGTCCGGTGTTTCCCTGGGCTCCATCACAGTGGCCTATGAAACCTACGGCCTGTTGAACGCTCAAGCTGATAACGCGGTGCTAGTTGTTCATGCGCTCTCCGGAGACGCCCATGCCGCAGGGGTGGACGAGGACGGCCGCGTGGGCTGGTGGGACGGTATGATAGGTCCAGGAAAGGGTATTGATACCAACAAATATTTTGTCATTTGCTCCAACTGTTTAGGGGGTTGCAAGGGAACCACCGGTCCAACGAGCGTCAATCCTGTCACGGGTGGACCTTACCGGCGTTCATTCCCTCTTATCACTATTGGTGACATGGTAAACGTGCAGGTAATGCTTGTGGAAAGGCTTGGTATCCGCAAATTGCACACCGTTATCGGTGGGTCGATGGGTGGAATGGAGGCATTGGATTGGGCTTGTCGCTTTGGAGACAGACTCAGGTCCGCTGTCGTGATCGCTGCCACTGCCCGTCTTTCTCCCCAAGGCATTGCCTTCAACTGGGTAGGAAGAAACGCCATATACTCGGACCCCGCCTCCACAGAGAGACATGGCGATTATTCAGAGGGAGTGCAAAAATCGGGACGGGGCCTTGCGGTGGCAAGAATGATCGGCCACATAACTTACCTGTCGGAAGAAACCATGCAGGTCAAGTTTGGACGAAAAATGGCGCTTCGCGACATGGATGGAACCACTTACAGTCTCGGAGAAAGCGAAGGTCTTGATGGAGAATTCGAGATCGAGTCCTACCTTAAACATAAGGGCAGCACCTTTATGGAAAGGTTCGACGAAGACTCTTACATTATCATTACCAAAGCAATTGATTATTTTGATCTCGTTCGCGAATATGGTGACTTGGTAAACGCTTTTAGGAACATAACAGCGAAGATGCTCGTGATATCGTTTACATCTGATTGGCTTTACCCAACATCGATGTCTCTGGCCATCGTCAGGGCCCTGCAGGCCGCCAAGAAACATGTTTCATTCGTAGAGGTGGATTTACCTTACGGACACGATTCATTCCTGGTCCCTCAGGGTATGCCTAACCTAACAAGAATAGTAAGAGGTTTTTTGAAGGGTGTTTGAACAGACCGCAGAAATCCGGACCCCATTTCACGAATTTGAGGTCGGGTTCAATATCATCATAGACTTGATTACGCCTGGGACCAGGGTTCTGGATTTGGGTTGTGGTTCAGGGACACTGTTGGCAAGGCTACGTGATGAAAAGGACGTAGAAGGATGCGGTGTTGAACTGGACCAGGAAAAGGTAATTAGATGTACCGAGAGAGGTATAAGAGTTATGACTCTTGACCTCGACCATGGGCTGGAAGGATTCCCTGATTTGAGTTATGAGTATGTTGTTTTAAGCCGAACCCTCCAACAGCTAATCAATCCGGAACGGCTGGTCCGGGAAATGTTGAGAGTGGGATCGAAATCCATTATAGCGCTGCCCAATTTTGGGCACTGGAAAATCACTCTTGAATACCTGCTGAAGGGTAGGACGCCGATAGTAAGAACCTTTCCACACCCCTGGTACAATACTCCGGATATTCATAGAATTACCATCAGTGACTTCCGCCAATTTATCCAGGACATCGGTGGAAAGATTGAGAAAGAATTCTTCATAAGCAAGGATACACCAAAAACGGACATTTTCTGCCCCAATTTTCGAAGTCAATGGGGCTGTTTTCAAATCTCCGCTCATTAGTATCAGTCATTTCAGATCCCGGCGAATTCCCGCCAGGTCCTGACAATCGCTTCGTGGGGGCTTGCCCCGTAACAAAATTCGGCGATTAACCTTGACCACTGGCGTCTATTTGTCTTAATCTAGCTATTTTGCATGATCATCCTGGTCATTAGATCCTTAATCCACTGGACCCGTTTATGATAAATCTAATTAAAGGCTTTCACGATATCCTGCCCGATCAAACCTCCAAATGGGCTTTCATTGTGGATACGGCTCGGTCCGTTCTGCAGAGGTTCGGATTTCGCGAAATCGTCACTCCGATCATGGAAAAATCGGAACTGTTTCAGAGAGGTATTGGTCAATCCACAGATATTGTGGAAAAAGAGATGTATACCTTTACTGATATCAGCGGCGATTCACTCAGCCTGCGACCTGAAGCGACAGCCGGGATCTTACGCTCGGTCGTAGAACATTCTCTCTTGAAACATGAGCCTGTGCTCAAGGTCTTCTCCATTGGCCCCATGTTCCGTCGAGAAAGACCTTCAAAGGGCCGATTTCGTCAGTTTTTTCAAATCAACGCCGAAGTCCTCGGAGATGACTCACATCTAACCGACGCGGAAACCGTTTTCGCTGCTTCTTCAATTTTTCAGGAACTTGGGGCTGAAAACTTTTCTGTAGAAATCAATTCGGTTGGCTGCAAAAAATGTAGGGCTCAGTATCGGTCGGAACTCAAAAAATATCTCCAGCCTTCATTGAATAAACTCTGTCCTGACTGTCAGAGACGGTTTGATACTAACCCCCTCAGAATTTTAGATTGCAAAGAACCTGAATGCGCTATCATAAGTCGTGACGCTCCATTGATAAGTGACTGGCTTGACACGGAGTGTCAGGATCATTTTCAAAGGACGCTTGGGGCATTGAACAGGATCGGCGTGAAATACCGCCAGGAGCCTCGTCTGGTAAGAGGTCTTGACTACTACTCTAGAACAGCCTTTGAATTTGTGCACTCACAACTGGGACGCACTAAAGCTATCGGAGGCGGAGGCCGCTACGACTCACTTATCGGGGAACTTGGGGGCCCGGATGTTTCAGGCATTGGTTTTGGCATTGGTATCGAGCGCTTGGCCATGAACTTGCCAGATGAAAATCCGGTATTCCGGAGACAAATTGACGTTTTCGTCGCTACCATAGGTTCCGGCGCACGAGACATTTCTTTCGATCTCGTCAATCAGTTGAGGAATAAGGGTTTTTCAGTTGAGACCCGGTATTCAGATATGAGTCTGAAGGCTCAAATGAAGACTGCGGACAGAATTGGCGCTCAATGGGTGATCATGATGGGTGACAATGAACTGGCCCAGGGAATGGTCACAGTTCGAAACATGAAAACCAAGGAACAGCGCCTGGTTGAACTGACAGGCGTCGAACAAGCGGTTCAAGGAGAAATAGCCTGATGTTACAAGCTTTGGACGGGTGGAAACGATCCCATCTTTCTCAAGAATTGTCTGATGCGGATGTAGGCAAGCGTGTCATTCTGATGGGATGGATTATGAGACGACGCGATCACGGCGGCGTAATATTTATTGACTTGAGAGATCGGAATGGCTTGGTCCAACTTGTCTTCAACCCTGAATTTTGTCTGGAATCCCACGGACGCGCCCACAATCTCAGACCTGAATGGGTCATTGCCGTAAGTGGCGAAGTTCGTCTTCGCCCGGACGAATCAATAAACCTCGATCTCGCAACAGGTAAAATCGAAGTTTTTGTGGACGAACTCAGGACTCTGAACTTCTCTGATCCCCCACCCTTCCCTTTAGACGAGGAAACAAACCCTACGGACGCCATCAGATACAAATATCGATATCTCGATTTGAGAAAACAGTCAGGAGCAAGAGAAAATCTCATGTTCCGCCATCGTCTCAATTCTCAAATCAGAAATTTTTTGAACTCTGAAGATTTTGTCGAAATCGAAACACCCTTCCTGACCACTAGTACTCCAGAAGGAGCAAGAGATTATCTGGTTCCCAGCAGGTTGAGCGCCGGTAGTTTTTACGCCCTACCCCAATCGCCCCAGCTATTTAAACAGCTATTGATGGTGGCCGGGTTTGAGCGCTATTACCAAATAGTGCGCTGCTTCAGAGACGAAGACTTGAGGGCCGACAGGCAACCGGAGTTCACCCAGTTGGATATCGAAACTTCCTTTATAGAGGAACAGGCCCTGTTCTCAATTATGGAAAGAATGATAAAGGGTGTGTTCCAGGATCTTCTTGGCGCTGATCTGCCCACCCCGTTTCCCAAGGTTAGCTACAAGGAAGCCGTGCTACGATATGGCCTAGATAAACCTGATGTGAGATTTGGGCTCGAATTGAAGGAAATTACATCCGTTCTTCAGGGAACTCAATTTGGGGTTTTCCGAAACGCTATGGATAACGGAGGCCTAGTTAAGGCTCTCAATGTGGAAGACGGCTCCAAACTTTCCAGGAAAGAGCTTGATGATTTGAGGGATTTCGCAACTATCTACGGAGGCAAGGGAGTGGCTTACGCCAGGATCAAAGAATCCGGACAATGGCAATCCCCTATAGCCAAGTTTCTGTCTGACAAGGAAAAATTGGACATTAACACCGTAGTTGGGGCAAACACTGGCTCAGTAATTCTCTTTGCAGCGGATTCGACGAAAATAGTCAACGATGTGCTTGGTAATTTGCGCAATCAGCTTGGCGCAAAATTGGGGCTTATTCCGGCCGGGGAATTCAAATTCGTTTGGATAACGGAATTCCCCATGTTTGAATACGATGAAGATGAGAAGCGTTTCAAAGCGATGCACCACCCTTTCACCTCTCCTATGCAAGAGGACCTGGCCTTTCTCGAAACGGATCCGGGTTCAGTAAGATCCCGAGCCTATGATCTTGTGCTTAACGGATCAGAAATAGGCGGAGGCAGTATGCGGATTTTTAGAAGCGACGTTCAACAGCGAGTTTTTAAGGCTCTGGGGATTGATTCTGAACAGGCAGAGCAAAAATTCGGATTCCTGTTGGAGGCTTTAAGATACGGCGCTCCGCCCCACGGAGGGATCGCTTTTGGAATGGACCGGCTGACCGCTATTCTTACCGGATCGGAATCAATTCGTGACGTCATAGCGTTTCCAAAGACGCAGAGAGCCACCTGTCCACTTACGGGCGCTCCAACTCCGGTAAGCCCCGACCAGCTAAAAGAATTAGGGTTAAGTGTTGTCAAGACAAAGAATTAGAAACATCTTAATATTTGAATACCAGAAACTGTATACGGGTTGAAGGAGCTTTACCATGGCCACATGGGATCCTAAAAGAGGCGTGCTATATCACGAATTCAACAAGTTCAGCAAAGAGAGGTTCCTTCGCGAAGTCGAGAAACCGAACCTATTGAGGAATATATTCCCATACACTGAAGTGCCGAAGATCGATTTCGATTTTGCCATGATTCCGATAAATCCGGCGAAGAACTTCCTCATGACCGATACCACATTCAGGGACGGTCAGCAGGCCAGGCCTCCTTTCACTGTTGAACAGATTTCGAGACTTTTCGACTTTCTCCATAGACTCTCCGGACCGAGGGGAATAATCAGACAGTCCGAATTCTTTCTCTATACGAAAAAGGATAGGGAAGCCGTAGAGGTCTGTCGTAAAAAGGGCTATCAGTATCCCCAAATAACGGGGTGGATCAGGGCTCAGAAAAAGGACCTGAGCCACGTTAGAGCTGCGGGGCTTACAGAAACCGGCATTCTGACGTCGGTTTCCGACTACCACATCTTCCTCAAGATGGGGCTGGATCGACGCAAAGCCATGGAAAAATATCTTGATATGGTGCGGACTACAATCGAAAAGGGAATTGCTCCACGATGCCATTTCGAGGACATAACCAGGGCCGATATCTACGGATTCTGCGTCCCCTTGGCGCAAAAGATCATGGAAATCAGAGAAGAGTCCGGGGTCGAAATCAAGATTCGGTTGTGCGACACCATGGGTTTTGGAGTCACATTCCCGGGGTCAGCTCTTCCGCGCAGTGTGCCAAAGCTTATTCGCTCCATGATTGACGATGCGAATGTTCCTGAAGATCTGCTGGAATGGCATGGTCACAATGATTTTCATAAAGGCCTCACAAACGCTGTATCCGCTTGGCTGTACGGGTGTTCAGTCGTCAACGGGACCCTTCTTGGAATAGGGGAACGAACAGGCAACACACCGCTAGAAGCTTTAATAATTGAGTATATGTCGCTTAGGGGTCATCCGGACGGTATGGATCCACGAGTAATATCTGAAGTGGCCGAATATTTTGAAATGGAACTAGGTCATAAAGTCCCGGATAATTACCCGCTAGTCGGGAAATCGTTTAATACGACCAGCGCGGGAGTTCACGCTGACGGGGTGCTCAAGAACGAAGAGATCTACAACATATTCGACACCGCAACCATTCTTGGAAAGCCACCGCTTGTCAACATTACCGACAAATCCGGCCTGGCTGGTATCGCTCATTGGATCAACACCAAACTGGTAGTACCCAAGGAAGAATGGGTTGACAAGAACCACCCTGCCATTTCCCGGATTTACGACATCGTGATGGAGCAGTATGAAAACGGCAGGGTGACAGCAATGTCGGATAAGGAGATGCTCGCCCTTGTTAAACGACACCTTCCGGAATTGTTTATTTCGGATTGGGATCGAATGAAGCTTATAGCAAGGGAGATGGCGTCCAAGATCGTCGAGAGATTCATATCTTCCACCCCAATGACAACCATGGATGTAAAAACCATGGAAAAGGCCATGCACGACTTTCTCAGGAAATATCCTTTCATACAATATTGTTACGTCGTGAACATGGAAGGGCAAAAGATTACCGCTAACGTCACCGACATAGCTGACAAATCCAAATTTGTCGAGTTTAAGGATAATGAAGACTTCTCTGACAGGTCATGGTTTATAATGCCGGTCAAAGACGGCAAGACCCATGTCCTGGGCCCTTTCACCTCCAGAATAACCGGGGCCCTTTGCCTTACTGTTTCCGGCCCGATTAGAGACAAAAACCACAAGATGGTTGGCGTACTTGGGTCCGATATAAGATTGGAAGAGCTGCTAAAGATCGAAAAAGAACTCATGGAAGAGCATGGCCTGGAGTTTACAGAAAACGATATCAGAAAATTGACAAAAAAGTACCGAGATTAGTTTCCCACCTCAGAGCCGTAATAGAGACGACTCTGCATTCCTACCAACCGACCCAAAATCTCTCACAGGTCCGCTGATCTCTGAGAGATTTTGCCTTTCCATTTTTATCATCCCATAACCATTCCGACAAGCCACACCTACATTAAATGTTGTTAATAACATATTGCAATAATATTAGTTTATGTTTACTTGTTGACTTTATTATATTTGTAAAATATAAGACCTCATTAATTCAGGAAGTTAAATATATTATATTATGTTTTAAATGATTTAATATATATAAATACTTATTTTATAAGACATTAAATGTCAAAACATGTAAACCAAACGCCAGATACAACAAGTCCCATTTTGTTGAGACACTTGATCTTTTCCTGGTCGATCAGGACTATAGTCCCGCTTGTTATGTTCATGCTGACATTCTGTTTTGTAGGGCCAGGTCTTGCCCAGCTCAATAATTCGACCCGGGACTTGAAACCATTGCTCCGGGAAACGTGGCGCGACGTAACATCTTTGCTCAAACCGGCCCAACCTCTCTTGGAGCCGAGGAGCTTTCTCGATGAGTCTCCAGAGATAAAAACAGCGCAGTTCACCTATGGGATGCTGGATGGGATACTCCCTTCTATTCCCAATTTGCAGGCCGGCTATCTCTACAGTTTTGGTAAAGACTACAGCCTCGGCCGCTTTGTAGGAGACATTTTTGTTCCCCTTAACCTCAAATGGTCCGACACCTTTTTTGGTCAGGGCCATGTTGAGTTTCAGGACTTTTGGCAGGTTCCCGGCTCTTTTCCTCAACACAGAGTTGATCTATCCTTTGGGGGAGGATATCGGAAGTTGATGAATCCGAACATAATGGTCGGATTTAACGGCTTTTATGACTCGACACGCATATTGGGCCAATGGTGGTCAGCGGGTGGAGTGGGAGCCGAAATGGCGGCTTTATTGCCAAACAAGGACGTTGTTGACCTGAACTTCAATTACTACGGTAACCTTTTCAGGGGACCGCACTATCTTGATGGGGAGCTGATTGCCGGACCCGCTAACATGGATTTTGAGGCTGGGTACACAACATCTCTTTTCGACAATTCCCACGATTTGCGCTTCAAGCTCAACATTTACAATTATGACGTACGTTACAGTGTCTATGGAGTCCGGGGCGGCGTTGATTTTAAGCCCTGGAGCGGGGCATTGATCCTTAGATATGAAGTCGGGCGGGACCAGATCTATGGATCCTACGAAACAGTGGGCGGCTTTGTAAATATTCCTTTGAATCTGGATGGATTTCTGACCGGAAAGCTTCCGTTTGTACAGGCCGGTGGTCCTGTTGACGACAGGCGCCTTGGCAACGGATTCCACGCTTCTCCGACTCCCGACGGAATATACCCTACCCCTCTAAATACTGAACCCAACCCACTGAGAAAACTTATGGACGAACCAGTGCACAGACAATTCGCTTCCCACGCCGTCTCAACAGAGTCTGTTGAGGGGTCTGAGCCCGCTCCAACCACTTTCGTGGCTCTCGGGGACGCGGAGGTTGTCTTTACCCTGTATCCAAAATATTCAGCCGCCATGCTTAACAACATCAAGCCTTCCACGATACAGGTGTCAGCGACTGTGACCTCTCGCGGGAAGGTAGACATAACGGCCATGAGGCTGTACATAAAGGATACGGGAATAGTTTGGTCACTGCCCATGCCGGACTGGACCATAGCAATGGGGAACAGTTACTCTTACAATTTAAGTCCGTCCGAGATAGACAACCTTTGGTCAGCCCTGTCTCAGAGCCCTGACCGGACAATATCCGAGGTGAGATTCAATCAATTAAACGGATCAAATCTTCAAAACCTGAACATTTCACTTACAATTACGCAGAGCGTCGTTTCAAAAAAATCTACCGAAACCAAATAGTGGCGAAGATGAACATTTCCGATGCATTGGGCAAATCATTGTTTAATCTTGAAAAACCGGCGCATAGGGGCATGAATTAAAATAGAATATAGCCGTTGCAACTATCCCAACGACATTATTCCTCACCTTTTTTATGAACCCACCTTCCCTCATTCGAATATCCGATAGAAACGTCTTTCAAGATCGCCTTCCTTTCTTTGAACTTGTCTTTCATCCCCATGAGCCAGGAACGATGAGCCAATCTGGCTTCCAAGTCTCCAAGGATATTGTGTGAATCGGGCGCAATCTCTAAATGAGGAGTCTCGTTGGGCCATTTTGTTTTGCCACGATTATGACAGGTGAGGCATTCAATCTCATCATTGTTAAGAAATTTGAAGGCGTTTCCAGAACAGAGGTTACATTCATGAGCTTTTGGTCTTCTAACATAATCCGGGTCTAGAAGAACCCTGCCCAAGTGAGCTGCGATGGATTTATTCTTCTCACTTAAAACCGCTTCTCCAGGAAGAGCGGCATGAACCAACCCTTGATCCTTGACGTCGAAACCCATACAAAATGCTGCTGAGGCGAGCGCCATGGGGCTATAACCGTCCCCACCTGCTATGCCTGCCAAAGCGACTGTTACTGCCGGCTTGCCGTAAAATTCTTCCATCCTCGCCAAGAACATGAGGGCACGGTCTGTAAATATCTTTACGATGCCGTAAGGACCCAAGAAGTAGGTCGGCGCCGCAAGAATCAGACCATTCGCATCACTCAACTCATCAATCACTGTTGACATATTGTCGTTCAAGGAGCATCTCCCTTGCTTGAACAGACATTGATAACAACCTGTGCAAGGCTTCAGGTCCATCTTGGTAAGATTCACCAATACTAATTCATGTTTTTCAGGGATATTGCGGCTTATCTCCTTAACAATCAGTTCGCTGTTCCCCAATTTCCTGGGCGATCCTATCAGGCCAACAACCTTCACCATTGAGACCATCCTCTCGTTACAGACCCAAAACTTGTTCCCACCATGGTCTAATTATTCTTCACCAAAGAATAATTACAACTAATTTCAAAAACTGTTTCCAAATATTGGACGTGTGATCTCTGTCAGGGACGGCGTGTCAAAGACGTATGCCGCCGCCCCAGGATTTAGGAGACTATGAATTATACAAGTTTCGGTATTGCTGTTTTACGACATTTTTCTGCAGTTTGCCTGTAGTTGTCTTGGGTAACTGGTCTACCATGATAACACCTTTAGGTACTTCGAACCCTCCAAGCTCTTTTTTGCATAGAGCAATAACATCCTCCTCGGAAAGCGTAATGTTCTCTTTAGGAACTATGAAAGCCGTGACCGCCTCTATCCATTTGTCATGTGGGAGTCCTACTACCGCCACTTCGGCAACACGTGGATCAGCTAAAATTACCCGCTCAACCTTGATAGACGGGACATTTTCACCGCCGGTTTTAATCATGTCTTTTTTTCTATCTACAAATGCAAGAAGTCCATCTTCATCAAAATAGCCCAAATCTCCCGAATGAGCCCATCCAAATTTTCTTATCTCATTAGTTGCGTCCGGGTCCTTCAGATATTCAATCAAATGTGCAGGACCGCGTCTTACGATTTCACCTATCTCTCCCTGTGGGACCAGATTACCATCGTCATCCATTATTGCCGTCTCTACAGTCAGAGCTGGTTCTCCCCAGTAGTTACCCATCTTCTTTAGTTGCCATTCGGGTTTAAAATTCTCAGACGATGGAAAAAATTCCGTTTGCCCTGTTCCTAACATGAAATTGGGACCGAAAGTTTCTATGCATTGATCAAGAGTCCTCTTGTCCATGGGCGTCATTGCGTATAGGCATCTCTTAACGTTAGAAACATCATAGTCCTTAAGTCGGGGATGATCCAATATTGCCCGCCACATCATGGGAAGGAGAAAAAGAAATCCAATTTTTTCCTCTTGGATTGTCTCCAGCATAATCGTAGGGTCAAAAATTCGAAATATTACAGTCTTTGATCCTATGTGAAAAAAGCTCGTGGCAAGTGTTTGCTGTGCGCAATGAAACATTGGCATCACTATTGCGCCGTTGTGTTCTCGAAATATTTGCAACTCTATTAGGTTGGTCAAAGACATGATGTAAAAACTTAGATGAGAAAGTACAATTCCTTTCGGTCTGGCCGTAGTGCCACTTGTGTACAAGACTGCAAAGGGATCGCGCTCCGAAATTACCTCTTCAATCTCTGAATCTGATTGACCATCCAGAAAATCATTAAAATCTATAAAATTTGGAGGCGTTTCACTTGTTGTTGCGGGGATTGAGACGAAATGCTTCAGAGTTTTACATTTGTCTTTAACTTTATCGATCAGGGGACAAAGAGCGTCATCGACAACTATTGCTTTCGCTTCAGAGTGATTGAGCATGAAGATTATGTCGTCCGGACCTAAACGAGGATTTAGTGGCACTACAACAAATCCCCCTTTCGCACATCCGTACAAGGCGACAACAAGTTCCCATGAGTTTGGCCCAAGAATCGC includes:
- a CDS encoding histone-lysine N-methyltransferase, producing the protein MATWDPKRGVLYHEFNKFSKERFLREVEKPNLLRNIFPYTEVPKIDFDFAMIPINPAKNFLMTDTTFRDGQQARPPFTVEQISRLFDFLHRLSGPRGIIRQSEFFLYTKKDREAVEVCRKKGYQYPQITGWIRAQKKDLSHVRAAGLTETGILTSVSDYHIFLKMGLDRRKAMEKYLDMVRTTIEKGIAPRCHFEDITRADIYGFCVPLAQKIMEIREESGVEIKIRLCDTMGFGVTFPGSALPRSVPKLIRSMIDDANVPEDLLEWHGHNDFHKGLTNAVSAWLYGCSVVNGTLLGIGERTGNTPLEALIIEYMSLRGHPDGMDPRVISEVAEYFEMELGHKVPDNYPLVGKSFNTTSAGVHADGVLKNEEIYNIFDTATILGKPPLVNITDKSGLAGIAHWINTKLVVPKEEWVDKNHPAISRIYDIVMEQYENGRVTAMSDKEMLALVKRHLPELFISDWDRMKLIAREMASKIVERFISSTPMTTMDVKTMEKAMHDFLRKYPFIQYCYVVNMEGQKITANVTDIADKSKFVEFKDNEDFSDRSWFIMPVKDGKTHVLGPFTSRITGALCLTVSGPIRDKNHKMVGVLGSDIRLEELLKIEKELMEEHGLEFTENDIRKLTKKYRD
- a CDS encoding homoserine O-acetyltransferase, with translation MDQIGIVSTQYIQLDGLKLESGVSLGSITVAYETYGLLNAQADNAVLVVHALSGDAHAAGVDEDGRVGWWDGMIGPGKGIDTNKYFVICSNCLGGCKGTTGPTSVNPVTGGPYRRSFPLITIGDMVNVQVMLVERLGIRKLHTVIGGSMGGMEALDWACRFGDRLRSAVVIAATARLSPQGIAFNWVGRNAIYSDPASTERHGDYSEGVQKSGRGLAVARMIGHITYLSEETMQVKFGRKMALRDMDGTTYSLGESEGLDGEFEIESYLKHKGSTFMERFDEDSYIIITKAIDYFDLVREYGDLVNAFRNITAKMLVISFTSDWLYPTSMSLAIVRALQAAKKHVSFVEVDLPYGHDSFLVPQGMPNLTRIVRGFLKGV
- the aspS gene encoding aspartate--tRNA ligase; its protein translation is MLQALDGWKRSHLSQELSDADVGKRVILMGWIMRRRDHGGVIFIDLRDRNGLVQLVFNPEFCLESHGRAHNLRPEWVIAVSGEVRLRPDESINLDLATGKIEVFVDELRTLNFSDPPPFPLDEETNPTDAIRYKYRYLDLRKQSGARENLMFRHRLNSQIRNFLNSEDFVEIETPFLTTSTPEGARDYLVPSRLSAGSFYALPQSPQLFKQLLMVAGFERYYQIVRCFRDEDLRADRQPEFTQLDIETSFIEEQALFSIMERMIKGVFQDLLGADLPTPFPKVSYKEAVLRYGLDKPDVRFGLELKEITSVLQGTQFGVFRNAMDNGGLVKALNVEDGSKLSRKELDDLRDFATIYGGKGVAYARIKESGQWQSPIAKFLSDKEKLDINTVVGANTGSVILFAADSTKIVNDVLGNLRNQLGAKLGLIPAGEFKFVWITEFPMFEYDEDEKRFKAMHHPFTSPMQEDLAFLETDPGSVRSRAYDLVLNGSEIGGGSMRIFRSDVQQRVFKALGIDSEQAEQKFGFLLEALRYGAPPHGGIAFGMDRLTAILTGSESIRDVIAFPKTQRATCPLTGAPTPVSPDQLKELGLSVVKTKN
- a CDS encoding flavodoxin family protein, which produces MVKVVGLIGSPRKLGNSELIVKEISRNIPEKHELVLVNLTKMDLKPCTGCYQCLFKQGRCSLNDNMSTVIDELSDANGLILAAPTYFLGPYGIVKIFTDRALMFLARMEEFYGKPAVTVALAGIAGGDGYSPMALASAAFCMGFDVKDQGLVHAALPGEAVLSEKNKSIAAHLGRVLLDPDYVRRPKAHECNLCSGNAFKFLNNDEIECLTCHNRGKTKWPNETPHLEIAPDSHNILGDLEARLAHRSWLMGMKDKFKERKAILKDVSIGYSNEGRWVHKKGEE
- the hisS gene encoding histidine--tRNA ligase; protein product: MINLIKGFHDILPDQTSKWAFIVDTARSVLQRFGFREIVTPIMEKSELFQRGIGQSTDIVEKEMYTFTDISGDSLSLRPEATAGILRSVVEHSLLKHEPVLKVFSIGPMFRRERPSKGRFRQFFQINAEVLGDDSHLTDAETVFAASSIFQELGAENFSVEINSVGCKKCRAQYRSELKKYLQPSLNKLCPDCQRRFDTNPLRILDCKEPECAIISRDAPLISDWLDTECQDHFQRTLGALNRIGVKYRQEPRLVRGLDYYSRTAFEFVHSQLGRTKAIGGGGRYDSLIGELGGPDVSGIGFGIGIERLAMNLPDENPVFRRQIDVFVATIGSGARDISFDLVNQLRNKGFSVETRYSDMSLKAQMKTADRIGAQWVIMMGDNELAQGMVTVRNMKTKEQRLVELTGVEQAVQGEIA
- a CDS encoding inverse autotransporter beta domain-containing protein codes for the protein MSKHVNQTPDTTSPILLRHLIFSWSIRTIVPLVMFMLTFCFVGPGLAQLNNSTRDLKPLLRETWRDVTSLLKPAQPLLEPRSFLDESPEIKTAQFTYGMLDGILPSIPNLQAGYLYSFGKDYSLGRFVGDIFVPLNLKWSDTFFGQGHVEFQDFWQVPGSFPQHRVDLSFGGGYRKLMNPNIMVGFNGFYDSTRILGQWWSAGGVGAEMAALLPNKDVVDLNFNYYGNLFRGPHYLDGELIAGPANMDFEAGYTTSLFDNSHDLRFKLNIYNYDVRYSVYGVRGGVDFKPWSGALILRYEVGRDQIYGSYETVGGFVNIPLNLDGFLTGKLPFVQAGGPVDDRRLGNGFHASPTPDGIYPTPLNTEPNPLRKLMDEPVHRQFASHAVSTESVEGSEPAPTTFVALGDAEVVFTLYPKYSAAMLNNIKPSTIQVSATVTSRGKVDITAMRLYIKDTGIVWSLPMPDWTIAMGNSYSYNLSPSEIDNLWSALSQSPDRTISEVRFNQLNGSNLQNLNISLTITQSVVSKKSTETK
- the metW gene encoding methionine biosynthesis protein MetW — encoded protein: MFEQTAEIRTPFHEFEVGFNIIIDLITPGTRVLDLGCGSGTLLARLRDEKDVEGCGVELDQEKVIRCTERGIRVMTLDLDHGLEGFPDLSYEYVVLSRTLQQLINPERLVREMLRVGSKSIIALPNFGHWKITLEYLLKGRTPIVRTFPHPWYNTPDIHRITISDFRQFIQDIGGKIEKEFFISKDTPKTDIFCPNFRSQWGCFQISAH